One Sphaeramia orbicularis chromosome 21, fSphaOr1.1, whole genome shotgun sequence DNA window includes the following coding sequences:
- the wdr4 gene encoding tRNA (guanine-N(7)-)-methyltransferase non-catalytic subunit wdr4 codes for MIQTSDMSASVGFCSRWFISTCDRWLVAVDSKQDREPFVFDCSTAEKKPKNPSTDGDEGGAEETRSDRILAFAVSPCGNLVALTDDSKRLILFRCEASSWRCISVRFVVRRCTSLAFSQAEDQLLAADKSGDVYSFSVLNPDQDGELKMGHLSMVLAVTLSLDDRFIITSDRDEKIRVSCLRSPYNIQSFCLGHKQFISALLVPPGHSQRLVSGSGDGTLRLWEFESGRHLQSVDLRDLMDPEKTDNDNEKEKRLTVGRINISPDAQLIAVVCDKVSLVQFFSLDQDQLSPHSRLTPPHQPLDVTFDPEGRLWVLMDSDHSPLQIYTHRCGSWQCDTDSPDLTRVSAAFRIHWDKLDASVRTASRFDHLYVVNYDNVSEYMKKKQQRLDQQSQKRNLDQKRRPDAKKMKTPTANS; via the exons ATGATCCAAACATCAGACATGTCTGCCTCCGTGGGTTTCTGTTCACGCTGGTTCATCTCCACCTGCGACCGGTGGCTCGTGGCCGTTGACAGTAAACAGGACAG aGAACCATTTGTGTTCGACTGCAGCACAGCAGAGAAGAAACCAAAGAACCCATCGACTGACGG TGATGAAGGCGGAGCCGAGGAAACAAGAAGTGACAGAATCCTGGCGTTCGCTGTGTCTCCATGTGGAAACCTGGTGGCCCTGACCGACGACAGCAAACGTCTCATTCTGTTCCGATGTGAGGCGTCGTCATGGCGATGCATCAGCGTCAG GTTTGTGGTGAGGAGATGCACCTCTCTGGCGTTCAGTCAGGCCGAGGATCAGCTCCTGGCGGCCGATAAATCTGGAGATGTTTACTCGTTCTCGGTGTTGAATCCAGATCAGGACGGCGAGTTGAAGATGGGTCACCTGTCCATGGTGTTGGCGGTG ACGCTGTCATTGGACGATCGCTTCATCATCACCTCGGACCGAGACGAGAAGATCCGCGTGAGTTGCCTTCGGTCGCCGTACAACATCCAGTCCTTCTGTCTGGGACACAAACA GTTCATCAGTGCTCTGTTGGTTCCTCCAGGTCATTCTCAGCGTCTCGTGTCCGGATCAGGG GACGGGACACTGAGGCTGTGGGAGTTTGAGTCTGGCCGTCACCTGCAGAGCGTCGACCTTCGAGACCTGATGGATCCAGAGAAAACAGACAACGACAATGAGAAGGAGAAG AGGCTGACTGTTGGTCGGATCAACATCTCACCTGATGCTCAACTCATTGCCGTCGTCTGTGACAA AGTCTCATTGGTCCAGTTCTTCAGtctggaccaggaccagctcaGTCCTCATAGCAGACTGACCCCACCCCACCAACCCCTggatgtgacctttgaccccgagGGCCGGCTGTGGGTGCTGATGGACTCTGACCACTCCCCGTTACAGATCTACACCCACAGATGTGGGTCGTGGCAG TGTGACACTGATAGTCCTGACCTGACCAGAGTGAGCGCTGCCTTCAGGATCCACTGGGATAAACTGGACG CCTCCGTCCGGACCGCCAGTCGCTTCGATCACCTGTACGTGGTCAACTACGACAATGTGTCAGAGTATatgaagaagaagcagcagcgaCTGGATCAGCAGAGTCAGAAGAGGAACCTGGACCAGAAAAGACGACCGGACGCCAAGAAGATGAAGACGCCGACGGCCAACTCCTGA